In Thermocrinis minervae, a single genomic region encodes these proteins:
- a CDS encoding dihydroorotate dehydrogenase, whose translation MDLSVELFGVRFKNPVWVASGTFGYGLEAMEIYDISQLGAVVTKGISLKPREGNPPERIAETPCGMLNSIGLQNPGVEGFLKKIYPHIEKVNTHFIVNVFGETEEEYLEVCLALESAHKVVAYELNVSCPNVKKGGMLFGHDKAVLGRLIDRIKSHVKKPVLVKLSPNVDNIKEYARVCLENGADGLVAINTLVGMKIDIKAQRPELSTYKGGLSGPAILPIAVRMVWEVYEEVGSYIPVIGVGGIYDTDSALQHILAGASAVQVGTANFFDPTAPLKIIKGIEEYLKERSLESFTKLVGRAHGLRVTP comes from the coding sequence GGGTACCTTTGGGTACGGACTTGAGGCCATGGAGATATATGACATATCCCAGCTTGGAGCTGTAGTTACCAAAGGCATATCACTAAAGCCAAGAGAAGGCAATCCACCGGAGAGGATAGCAGAGACGCCTTGCGGTATGCTCAACTCCATTGGTCTGCAAAATCCTGGCGTAGAGGGCTTCCTGAAGAAGATATACCCACACATAGAGAAGGTGAACACCCACTTTATAGTCAACGTATTCGGAGAAACAGAAGAAGAGTACCTAGAAGTATGCCTAGCATTAGAATCCGCACATAAGGTAGTGGCCTACGAACTGAATGTCTCATGCCCTAACGTAAAAAAGGGTGGCATGCTCTTCGGACATGACAAGGCAGTCCTAGGTAGACTCATAGACAGGATAAAGTCACACGTTAAAAAGCCTGTTTTGGTAAAGCTTTCTCCCAACGTGGATAACATAAAGGAGTACGCAAGAGTATGCCTAGAAAACGGTGCGGATGGCCTCGTAGCCATAAATACCCTAGTGGGTATGAAGATAGATATAAAGGCTCAAAGGCCAGAGCTTTCTACATACAAGGGTGGTCTTTCTGGACCTGCCATACTTCCCATAGCCGTCAGGATGGTGTGGGAGGTTTACGAAGAAGTAGGATCTTACATACCCGTGATAGGTGTGGGTGGTATATACGATACAGATTCGGCATTGCAACACATCCTTGCGGGTGCCAGCGCTGTGCAGGTAGGAACAGCTAACTTCTTTGATCCAACAGCTCCACTCAAGATAATAAAAGGGATAGAGGAATACTTGAAGGAGAGGTCCTTAGAGAGCTTTACCAAGCTCGTGGGCAGAGCTCATGGCTTAAGAGTAACCCCATGA
- a CDS encoding glycosyltransferase family 2 protein has protein sequence MKVSVIVTTYNNPDYLMRVLESLAYQKVLPYEVIVADDGSTEDTALAVRDFSRRAPFVVKHVWHDDLGFRAAKIRNEGIKVSEGDYIIVLDGDCVVNKHFVEDHMKLAQKGFFVQGKRVLLSKELSSTFTYRQANSLTFLLKHLKHITNAHHIFHLPILPAFSNKNLKGIKSCNMSFWREDLIAVNGFNEEFVGWGREDSELAVRLFKYGLKKKVHPFMAVCFHLWHPENSRESLSRNDELLRMAIQSEEYVCKKGIVKLP, from the coding sequence ATGAAGGTTTCTGTGATAGTCACTACATACAACAACCCAGACTACCTTATGAGGGTTTTGGAGAGTCTTGCTTACCAAAAGGTACTTCCCTACGAAGTGATCGTAGCAGATGATGGCTCCACTGAGGATACAGCTTTGGCTGTTAGGGACTTTTCAAGAAGGGCTCCCTTTGTGGTCAAGCATGTCTGGCACGATGATCTTGGTTTTAGGGCGGCGAAGATAAGGAACGAAGGAATAAAGGTATCAGAAGGGGATTACATAATAGTCTTGGACGGTGACTGTGTAGTAAACAAACACTTTGTAGAGGATCACATGAAGTTAGCACAAAAGGGTTTCTTTGTCCAAGGTAAGAGGGTGCTACTGTCAAAAGAACTTTCAAGTACCTTTACGTACCGTCAGGCCAACTCCCTTACCTTCCTATTAAAACACCTGAAACATATCACGAATGCACACCACATATTCCATCTTCCCATCCTTCCTGCCTTTTCAAACAAAAACCTCAAGGGTATAAAAAGCTGTAACATGTCCTTCTGGAGGGAGGATCTTATAGCTGTTAACGGCTTTAACGAAGAGTTTGTCGGCTGGGGAAGAGAAGACAGCGAGCTAGCAGTAAGGCTGTTTAAGTACGGACTCAAGAAGAAGGTCCATCCCTTCATGGCCGTATGCTTTCACCTTTGGCATCCAGAGAACTCAAGGGAAAGCCTAAGCAGAAACGACGAGCTTTTAAGGATGGCTATACAGTCTGAAGAGTATGTCTGCAAAAAAGGCATAGTCAAGCTGCCTTAA
- a CDS encoding polysaccharide deacetylase family protein, whose product MEVLVELHDVCPFYFEELVRAFKLLESSNVKKFSLLVIPNFLEKYPICSHERFLRAIKDLKQEVVLHGYTHSSRIRFRDLPFTYREGEFGGLSYEETYQRIYMALELLDACSIKSKTFVPPAWISNPHIENILRDLGLRFLGLRNRIVDLQKAIGLPSPSLTFSNRPILSYLSLKLMPGLLNLTKNYRLLRLAIHMKDMRDKRKVAMWRLILRRLKNRRFVSYEETFGSCGLAPSF is encoded by the coding sequence ATGGAAGTTTTAGTAGAACTCCATGACGTTTGTCCTTTTTACTTTGAGGAACTTGTAAGAGCCTTTAAACTTCTAGAGTCTTCTAACGTAAAGAAGTTTTCTCTGCTTGTAATACCCAACTTCCTAGAAAAGTATCCCATATGCAGCCATGAAAGATTCTTAAGGGCCATAAAGGATCTAAAACAGGAGGTAGTTTTGCACGGTTACACGCATAGCTCCAGGATAAGGTTTAGGGACCTTCCCTTTACATACAGGGAAGGAGAGTTTGGAGGGCTATCCTACGAAGAAACGTACCAAAGGATCTACATGGCTCTAGAGCTTTTGGATGCCTGCAGCATAAAAAGCAAAACTTTCGTACCACCTGCGTGGATTTCAAACCCACACATTGAGAACATACTTAGAGACCTCGGTCTCAGGTTCCTTGGACTTAGAAACCGTATAGTAGACCTTCAGAAAGCCATCGGCCTGCCTTCTCCCTCTCTCACTTTTTCCAACAGACCCATCCTATCTTACTTGAGCCTTAAGCTTATGCCTGGACTTTTGAACTTGACGAAGAACTACAGGCTTTTGCGCCTTGCCATACACATGAAAGACATGAGAGACAAAAGAAAGGTAGCCATGTGGCGCTTAATACTTAGGAGGTTAAAAAACAGGAGGTTTGTAAGCTATGAGGAAACGTTTGGCTCGTGCGGACTTGCACCTTCATTCTAA